A window from Gemmatimonadetes bacterium SCN 70-22 encodes these proteins:
- a CDS encoding AsnC family transcriptional regulator yields MITTIVLIKADPKHIPETARAIAGIDGVQEVYSVSGEWDLVAIVKVPDYEQIAEVVTERFPAVSGILRTQTLTAFRAYSRGDLEQAWDIGVD; encoded by the coding sequence GTGATCACCACGATTGTCCTGATCAAGGCCGACCCGAAGCATATCCCCGAGACGGCACGCGCGATCGCCGGCATCGACGGCGTGCAGGAGGTGTACTCCGTGTCCGGCGAGTGGGACCTGGTCGCGATCGTGAAGGTCCCGGACTACGAGCAGATCGCCGAGGTGGTGACCGAGCGGTTCCCCGCCGTGTCGGGGATCCTGCGGACCCAGACGCTGACCGCGTTCCGCGCGTACTCCCGGGGCGACCTCGAGCAGGCGTGGGACATCGGCGTCGACTGA